TCAGTTATCTTATTTTTGTTGGTGATGCCCCATAGGATATATATTCTTACTGTACTGTACACATGTAGTGAAAGGATTCTTATGGAAAGTATACTGTATAGTTTTTTGGCAGGAATATCTACTTCAATTGGTGTTATATTTCTCCTGATTTTTGGTATGCCCGGGAAAAAGACCTTGGCAACCCTTCTGGGCTTTGCCGGAGGGATTATGCTTGCCATCTCTGTGTTTGAGCTTATGCCTGAAGCACTTGAAATTGGGGATATGCCCAGTACTGTTGTGGGGTTTCTCTTGGGTGTTTTGCTAATGTATTTGCTTGATGCCGTGGTACCGCATTCTCATTTGTCCACTCCAGACAGCCCTGTAGAGGAAAATGCTGCGGGTTTTAAAAGCAGTGCGTCTCCCATACTCCGAACGGGCTATCTTATTCTTTTTGGCATCGCCTTGCATAATCTTCCCGAGGGTCTTGCCATTGGAGCAGGCTTAGAATCAAGTCCTGAACTTGGTTTAATGATAGCTGTAGCAATTGCCTTGCATAATATTCCCGAAGGCATAGCTATGGCGGGGCCTTTGAAGGCTGGTGGTATGAAGAATATGAAAATATTCCTTTTTACGTTGGCAGCAGGATTAATGACTCCTTTAGGTGCTATTTTGGGGCATATCTTTTTTAATATCTCTGAAGTGTTTGTGGGAGGTTCTCTTGCCTTTGCTGCTGGAGCTATGATTTACATTACCAATGATGAGCTTATTCCTGAAGCTAACGCCATGCACAGTCACCTTGCCAATGGGGGTATAATTGCTGGTCTTCTTCTTGGCTTTGCCGTGTTATAACTATGTATAAGAGAGAAGGGCCGCCCCTTCTCTCTTGCGAAGATCATGCTATCTTGTTTTGTGCAATTTTCCATATTCTTTTTCTTCGCAAATAGCGTTGACTTTGCTGCACAACATCATAGCCCAGCAGTACTCCCACAATAAAATCTTCAGTATCGGTATACTCATTTAGAGGCTTCGTTCCAAAACTTTTTACCACTTCAACACAGTCACGATCACCAAAAAAAATATTAAATTTACTATCTGTGACATCTGAAATAGAGTAATAGATACTATTATCTTCCATTTTCTTAATGACACGTTCTTTCATATACAGGGGCATTGTGTGCAGTATCATGCGCCGCACCCCCTTTTTATATTCATAGAGATGATGACAGAGCACCCTCATAGAGACTCCTTGAGAGATGCGGTCCATGCATCTATTTTTTCGTCAACTTCATCGCTGCTGTTATCGTAGTCAAGGACCAGGCCGACAAACATGTCATTGATAACAGCACGGCTTTCCTCAAAATTATATCCCTTGGTAGCAGTTTTTCCTATGAGGCGTGCTCCCTGTGTATCAACAACTTTATAGATATCTGCCATGGCGTCTACAAATGAATCCGGGTATGACTGAGCATCACCAGTTCCAAAGATCGCCACTTTTTTTCCCGAGAGATCAGCGGTTTCAAGATTTTTGAAAAAGGGTATAAAATCATCCTGTAAGTCGCCTATTCCCCAGGTGGACGCTCCCAGAATAATCACGTCATTTTCAGCAAGATCTTTACTTTGTGCTTCAGACGCATTTTTTGATTCACAGCCCATGGCGTGTGCTATCTTATGTGCTGCATCTTCGCAGTTTCCTGTGGTTGATCCATAAATCACAATCATAGTTTCATCCTTTGTTTAGTTTTGGTTTGTACTGTTTTCTTCTATCGATTGAATAAGGTTTTCTATATCACGTCGTGACTGTTTATATTGAATATCCTCAAGACGTTTATATTCGCACCAGGCCTCTGCGGTAAGGTGCATAAATCGTTCAAATGCGTGCGGACACATTTGCATAGTTACTCCACGATAGGTAAGGTAGAGACGGTGTACGTGTGTTTTTGTAAGGGCCCACACTTTCGTTTGAGGAGTATCGGGAGATAGTTCCAAGAGGTGTGCAAGTTCGGCAAATTCTACCTTTGTCATATAGAGTTTAAGACAGCCAAAGCGTAATTCTATTTCATTTTCCGATACGAGATGTATTTCAGCTGTTGTTTTTTGATGCGCAAGACGCATAAATCCTCCTAC
The Chitinivibrio alkaliphilus ACht1 DNA segment above includes these coding regions:
- a CDS encoding ZIP family metal transporter — translated: MESILYSFLAGISTSIGVIFLLIFGMPGKKTLATLLGFAGGIMLAISVFELMPEALEIGDMPSTVVGFLLGVLLMYLLDAVVPHSHLSTPDSPVEENAAGFKSSASPILRTGYLILFGIALHNLPEGLAIGAGLESSPELGLMIAVAIALHNIPEGIAMAGPLKAGGMKNMKIFLFTLAAGLMTPLGAILGHIFFNISEVFVGGSLAFAAGAMIYITNDELIPEANAMHSHLANGGIIAGLLLGFAVL
- a CDS encoding DUF2023 family protein, with translation MRVLCHHLYEYKKGVRRMILHTMPLYMKERVIKKMEDNSIYYSISDVTDSKFNIFFGDRDCVEVVKSFGTKPLNEYTDTEDFIVGVLLGYDVVQQSQRYLRRKRIWKIAQNKIA
- a CDS encoding flavodoxin, whose translation is MIVIYGSTTGNCEDAAHKIAHAMGCESKNASEAQSKDLAENDVIILGASTWGIGDLQDDFIPFFKNLETADLSGKKVAIFGTGDAQSYPDSFVDAMADIYKVVDTQGARLIGKTATKGYNFEESRAVINDMFVGLVLDYDNSSDEVDEKIDAWTASLKESL